In the Negativicutes bacterium genome, one interval contains:
- a CDS encoding O-antigen ligase family protein — protein MNKYFKNNKYFSLLNYIIEYSILGLAFFLALNQDIASGFLLTGTLAYLIKLSCFKDVKFKYSIVDLPIALLVVFSAISILVSVDKFFSFYNCYNLLGRYVLTYYLLVQNIENIHQVKKVIAAILLSAVGVISYGFYQYFHGIDVTQFRWVDDQQFPELKTRVFSTLQNPNILAGYLLMVSALCFGLLWKIKELFWKGLFGFIFLFSTICLLFTYCRGAWLSLGIVLLLYCGKQNKKILVAGITVIALFLFFNVDFTARLLSVFNANDTSSMMRLALWESTLYMIRDNIFTGIGWGTYWLVYPQYDYFIQDSSVKVVHAHNMYLNFAAEIGIFGLLSFLGFSFSHLKIGITNNKHSDDFLQGLNLGLVFILVITLLNGFTDYVLFNIELSMFFWLFSALTMILQKMR, from the coding sequence GTGAATAAATATTTTAAAAATAATAAATACTTTTCATTATTAAACTATATTATTGAATATAGCATTTTGGGGTTAGCTTTTTTCTTAGCATTAAATCAAGATATTGCTAGTGGTTTTTTATTAACAGGAACATTAGCTTATCTTATAAAGTTAAGTTGCTTTAAAGATGTGAAGTTTAAATATAGTATTGTTGATCTTCCGATAGCATTATTAGTTGTTTTTTCAGCAATATCAATTCTAGTATCGGTTGATAAATTTTTTAGTTTTTACAATTGTTATAATTTATTGGGACGGTATGTTCTTACGTATTATTTATTAGTTCAAAATATTGAAAATATTCATCAAGTAAAAAAAGTCATTGCAGCAATTTTATTATCGGCAGTAGGTGTTATTTCTTATGGCTTTTATCAATATTTTCATGGGATTGATGTTACGCAATTTCGTTGGGTTGATGATCAACAATTTCCGGAACTTAAAACAAGGGTTTTTTCAACATTACAAAATCCGAACATTCTGGCGGGCTATTTATTAATGGTTTCTGCACTATGTTTTGGGCTGTTGTGGAAAATTAAAGAACTTTTTTGGAAAGGGTTGTTTGGTTTTATCTTTTTATTCTCAACTATTTGCTTATTATTTACATACTGCCGAGGAGCATGGTTGAGCTTGGGAATAGTATTGCTACTTTATTGTGGTAAGCAAAATAAGAAAATTTTAGTTGCGGGAATAACTGTTATTGCTTTATTTTTATTTTTTAATGTAGATTTTACAGCTAGATTATTGTCGGTTTTTAATGCTAACGATACTTCTTCGATGATGCGGTTAGCGTTGTGGGAAAGTACGTTATATATGATTAGAGATAATATCTTTACCGGAATTGGTTGGGGGACATATTGGCTGGTTTATCCACAATATGATTACTTTATTCAAGATAGTAGTGTAAAAGTAGTTCATGCCCACAATATGTATTTGAATTTTGCCGCGGAAATTGGGATTTTTGGTTTGTTAAGTTTTTTAGGCTTTAGCTTTAGTCACTTAAAAATAGGAATTACCAATAATAAGCATAGCGATGATTTTTTGCAAGGATTAAATTTAGGACTAGTTTTTATTTTGGTAATTACCTTATTAAATGGCTTTACCGATTATGTCTTATTTAATATAGAACTAAGCATGTTTTTTTGGTTATTTAGTGCATTGACGATGATATTACAGAAAATGAGATAA
- the mce gene encoding methylmalonyl-CoA epimerase has translation MFNVGRVDHIGIAVKDIEQAKKFYTEFLGMKALGEEVVEEQKVKVCFIPCGDSEIELLESTSPDGPIAKHIEKKGEGIQHIALRVDNIEAAIADLMAKGVRMIDEKPRYGAGGAKIAFVHPKSTGGILLEISERQ, from the coding sequence ATGTTTAATGTAGGTAGAGTTGATCATATCGGTATTGCGGTAAAAGATATAGAACAAGCTAAAAAGTTTTATACTGAGTTTTTAGGGATGAAAGCTTTAGGTGAAGAAGTTGTTGAAGAACAAAAAGTAAAAGTTTGTTTCATACCTTGTGGCGATAGTGAAATTGAATTATTGGAGTCAACTTCTCCAGATGGTCCAATTGCTAAACACATCGAGAAAAAAGGCGAAGGAATTCAACACATTGCATTAAGAGTGGATAACATTGAAGCAGCTATTGCTGATTTAATGGCAAAAGGCGTTCGTATGATTGATGAAAAACCACGTTACGGTGCCGGCGGAGCGAAAATTGCTTTCGTACATCCAAAATCAACTGGTGGTATTTTATTAGAAATTTCAGAACGTCAATAA
- the meaB gene encoding methylmalonyl Co-A mutase-associated GTPase MeaB, with amino-acid sequence MDIAKKVLEGNRLALSRAITAVENEYDEAISIMRDLYPHTGRALVIGITGPPGAGKSTLTDKLAKECRRQGKTVGIIAVDPTSPFSGGAILGDRIRMNELTLDEGVFIRSMGTRGRLGGLSRKTAEAVKIMDASGKDVILVETVGVGQSEVDIVSAADTTLVVLVPGLGDDIQAIKAGILEIGDVFAINKADRDGADKLNIELNMMLDLNTEKMDWRPTIKQTIASQDKGVKELFEALEEHFNYLKESGKLVTRRNERTRNELLSILKTELGNYVLRKIDENGELDKFVADIQARRNDPYTIVEKTLQSMLK; translated from the coding sequence ATGGATATAGCAAAAAAAGTATTAGAAGGAAATAGGCTGGCACTTTCAAGAGCTATTACAGCTGTTGAAAACGAATATGATGAAGCTATTAGCATTATGCGTGATTTGTATCCGCATACCGGTAGAGCTCTTGTAATTGGCATAACTGGTCCTCCTGGAGCAGGTAAAAGTACTTTGACTGATAAACTTGCCAAAGAATGTCGCCGTCAAGGTAAAACTGTTGGAATTATTGCTGTAGATCCAACTAGTCCTTTTTCTGGTGGGGCAATTTTAGGTGACCGTATTAGAATGAATGAGTTAACCTTAGATGAAGGCGTGTTTATTCGTAGTATGGGTACTAGAGGTCGCTTAGGTGGATTATCAAGAAAAACTGCAGAAGCAGTTAAGATAATGGACGCCTCAGGAAAAGATGTTATCTTAGTTGAAACAGTTGGCGTAGGCCAATCAGAGGTTGATATTGTTAGTGCGGCGGATACTACTTTGGTAGTATTGGTTCCGGGCTTGGGTGATGATATTCAAGCTATCAAAGCCGGTATTTTAGAAATCGGTGATGTTTTTGCCATTAATAAAGCTGATCGCGATGGCGCAGATAAACTCAATATTGAATTGAATATGATGTTGGATCTCAATACTGAAAAGATGGATTGGCGACCAACAATAAAACAAACAATTGCTAGCCAAGATAAAGGGGTAAAAGAACTTTTTGAGGCTTTAGAAGAACATTTTAATTATTTAAAAGAATCTGGGAAACTTGTTACTCGTCGTAATGAAAGAACGAGAAATGAGTTATTATCGATATTAAAAACTGAACTTGGAAATTATGTTTTGCGTAAAATTGACGAAAATGGTGAGTTAGACAAATTTGTAGCTGATATACAAGCTCGTCGTAACGATCCTTATACAATAGTAGAAAAAACATTACAAAGTATGTTAAAATGA
- a CDS encoding acetyl-CoA hydrolase/transferase family protein yields the protein MIDIRDRVRNTELHAKIVSAEEAAAFIKPGMNIGVSGFTPAGYPKAVPMALAKRMEQTPFQVNIWSGASVGDELDGSLARVNGIKKRMPYQTNGALRKQVNDGTVDYCDLHLSESAQFARYGYMGGNIDIAIVEACAITEEGHIIPTTSMGNTASYVQSADVVIVEVNTSQPLELEGMHDVYIPMDPPHRLPIPIVSVGDRIGTTYIPCGMDKIKYIVPCDIKDDVRPFGDIDDDSRRMSELTIEFFKNEIKAGRMPKNLLPLQSGVGSVANAVISGFVNSDFTGLEVYTEVIQDGMFDLADAGKLKCASGASFSPSPDGLVRFYQNISDYRTKMFLRPQEISNNPEVVRRLGVIAMNTAIEFDIYGNVNSTHIMGSKMMNGIGGAGDFARNASLTCFFTPSTAKNGSISSIVPMVSHVDHTEHDTDVFVTEIGLADVRGLSPKERARVIINNCAHPDYRPMLLDYLERAEKATKKAHTPHLMSEALSWHNRFMETGTMKKQK from the coding sequence ATGATTGACATTCGTGATCGCGTGCGTAATACCGAGCTTCATGCGAAAATTGTTTCAGCAGAAGAAGCAGCTGCGTTCATAAAACCTGGCATGAATATTGGCGTAAGCGGATTTACCCCTGCGGGCTATCCAAAAGCTGTGCCAATGGCTTTAGCAAAGAGAATGGAACAAACACCTTTCCAAGTTAATATTTGGAGTGGAGCATCTGTTGGTGATGAACTAGATGGTTCACTAGCGAGAGTAAATGGTATCAAAAAACGTATGCCATACCAAACTAATGGTGCTTTACGCAAACAAGTAAATGATGGAACAGTTGATTATTGTGATCTTCATTTAAGCGAATCAGCACAATTTGCACGTTATGGTTACATGGGCGGCAATATCGACATCGCTATTGTTGAAGCATGTGCAATTACTGAAGAGGGACACATTATCCCAACAACTTCGATGGGTAACACTGCTTCATATGTACAAAGCGCAGATGTTGTTATTGTTGAAGTTAATACATCGCAACCACTAGAATTAGAAGGTATGCATGATGTATATATTCCAATGGATCCACCACATCGTTTGCCAATTCCAATTGTAAGTGTAGGGGATAGAATTGGTACAACTTATATTCCTTGTGGTATGGACAAAATCAAATATATCGTTCCTTGCGATATTAAAGATGATGTTCGTCCATTTGGCGATATTGATGATGATTCAAGACGAATGTCAGAATTGACAATTGAATTCTTTAAAAACGAAATTAAAGCTGGCCGTATGCCTAAAAATTTATTACCATTACAATCCGGCGTTGGTTCGGTTGCTAATGCTGTAATTAGTGGCTTTGTAAATTCAGACTTTACTGGTCTAGAAGTTTATACGGAAGTAATCCAAGACGGGATGTTTGACCTTGCTGATGCCGGCAAACTTAAATGCGCATCAGGAGCGTCCTTCTCACCATCACCGGATGGATTAGTGCGTTTTTATCAAAATATAAGTGACTATCGCACTAAAATGTTCCTTCGTCCTCAAGAAATTTCCAACAATCCTGAAGTTGTTCGTCGCCTTGGTGTTATTGCGATGAATACAGCGATTGAATTTGATATATATGGCAATGTTAATTCAACTCATATTATGGGTTCGAAAATGATGAATGGTATTGGTGGTGCAGGTGATTTTGCACGTAATGCATCTTTAACATGTTTCTTCACACCATCCACTGCGAAAAACGGCAGTATTTCGTCAATCGTTCCAATGGTATCACACGTTGATCACACTGAGCATGACACTGACGTTTTTGTAACAGAAATTGGGCTAGCAGACGTTCGTGGCTTAAGTCCAAAAGAGCGTGCTCGTGTTATTATTAATAATTGTGCTCATCCTGACTATAGACCTATGTTGCTTGATTATTTAGAGAGAGCTGAAAAAGCTACAAAAAAAGCACACACTCCACATTTAATGAGTGAAGCTTTGTCATGGCATAATAGATTTATGGAAACAGGCACAATGAAAAAACAAAAGTAA
- a CDS encoding cobalamin B12-binding domain-containing protein: MEKRIRVLVAKPGLDGHDRGAKVVARALRDAGFEVVYTGLRQTPEQIAEAALQEDVNVVAMSILSGAHGHLFPKVVGLLKEKGMEDVLVVGGGVIPDADIPALKEAGVAEVFTPGTPTSAIVDFINTNVK, encoded by the coding sequence ATGGAAAAACGTATTAGAGTATTAGTAGCAAAACCAGGTCTTGATGGTCATGACCGTGGTGCTAAAGTTGTAGCACGTGCTCTTCGTGATGCTGGTTTTGAAGTAGTATATACAGGTCTTCGTCAAACACCTGAGCAAATTGCTGAGGCTGCACTTCAAGAAGACGTTAATGTAGTTGCAATGAGTATTTTATCTGGTGCTCATGGCCATTTATTCCCTAAAGTTGTAGGGTTACTTAAAGAAAAAGGCATGGAAGATGTATTAGTTGTTGGTGGTGGAGTTATTCCTGATGCTGACATTCCTGCATTAAAAGAAGCTGGTGTAGCAGAAGTATTTACACCAGGTACACCTACAAGTGCAATCGTTGATTTTATAAATACTAACGTAAAATAA
- a CDS encoding valine--tRNA ligase, protein MEEKNIPTVYDPQSFEKKWYKYWEDNKLFHAEVKMDKQPFSIVIPPPNVTGQLHMGHALDNTLQDIQIRWRRMQGYNTLWMPGADHAGIATQIKVEEMLAQDNISRYDLGRDKFIEKVWEWKEQYGDRIITQLKSLGASCDWERERFTMDEGCSKAVREVFVSLYEKGLIYQGYRITNWCPRCNTALSDIEVEHEDKPGNLYHLRYQVENSDEYIIVATTRPETMLGDSGVAVHPEDERYCHLIGKNLILPIVERKIPIFADDYVDPSFGTGAVKVTPAHDPNDFEMGQRHNLEQIVILNSNATMAENTGKYQGLDRYACRKALLQDLEAIGALVKIEEHNHAVGQCQRCSTIVEPMVSKQWFVKMESLAQPAIAAVETEKIKFVPERFTKIYLNWLDGIRDWCISRQIWWGHRIPAWYCECGETIVARDSVNSCPKCGSANVKQDEDVLDTWFSSALWPFSTMGWPEQTPELKQFYPTSVLVTGYDIIFFWVARMIMMGLEFQQEIPFKHVFIHGLVRDSQGRKMSKSLGNGIDPLEVVEKYGADTLRFMLITGNTPGNDMRFYWERVESTRNFANKLWNASRFVLMNLTDYDENFDPQASDYTLADKWILSRYNQTVSDVTRNLERFELGEAGRAIYEFIWNEFCDWYIELSKARLYNKEDSRARQTAQSVLCYVLENTLKLLHPFMPFITEEIWQHIPHEGDSIIVASWPVEQTTLTDKKAELNMEIVMETIKAIRNMRAEVNVAPGRKSEAILQLASAELVELFELNASYVKTLAAVEPLNVSLTTPEKPENAMAAVVSGVEIYMPLKGLIDVDKETARLNKELLTLDKELARVSGKLSNEGFVAKAPPDVIEKEKAKQQEFEEKVKAINERLSYLASLKD, encoded by the coding sequence ATGGAAGAAAAAAATATTCCGACGGTTTATGATCCGCAAAGTTTTGAGAAAAAATGGTATAAGTATTGGGAAGATAATAAGTTATTTCATGCTGAAGTAAAGATGGATAAACAGCCTTTTAGCATTGTTATTCCGCCACCAAATGTTACGGGTCAATTGCATATGGGACATGCTCTTGATAATACACTACAAGATATTCAAATTAGATGGCGCAGAATGCAAGGGTATAATACTTTATGGATGCCGGGAGCAGATCATGCGGGGATTGCAACCCAAATAAAAGTTGAAGAAATGTTGGCACAAGATAATATTTCACGCTATGATTTAGGCCGTGATAAATTCATTGAAAAAGTATGGGAATGGAAAGAACAATATGGTGATAGAATTATAACCCAATTAAAAAGTTTAGGGGCTTCGTGTGATTGGGAGCGAGAGCGCTTTACGATGGATGAGGGTTGCTCTAAAGCCGTGCGAGAAGTTTTTGTTAGTTTATATGAAAAGGGTCTTATTTATCAAGGGTATCGCATTACTAATTGGTGTCCGCGTTGTAATACGGCGCTGAGTGATATTGAGGTAGAACATGAAGATAAACCGGGGAATTTATATCACTTACGTTACCAAGTGGAAAATAGCGATGAATATATAATTGTAGCGACCACCAGACCGGAAACAATGTTGGGTGATAGTGGTGTGGCAGTGCATCCGGAAGATGAACGCTATTGTCATTTAATTGGTAAAAATTTAATTTTGCCGATAGTGGAACGGAAAATTCCAATATTTGCCGATGATTATGTTGATCCTTCGTTTGGAACTGGAGCGGTAAAAGTTACTCCGGCTCATGACCCTAATGATTTTGAAATGGGACAGCGTCATAATTTAGAGCAAATTGTTATTTTAAATTCCAATGCAACGATGGCGGAAAATACCGGTAAATATCAAGGTTTGGATCGTTATGCTTGTCGCAAAGCTTTATTGCAGGATTTAGAAGCAATTGGCGCTTTAGTAAAAATAGAAGAACATAATCATGCGGTGGGACAATGCCAACGTTGTAGCACTATTGTTGAGCCAATGGTGTCAAAACAATGGTTTGTTAAAATGGAGTCGTTAGCACAACCTGCTATCGCGGCGGTTGAAACAGAAAAAATTAAATTTGTTCCAGAACGCTTTACTAAAATTTATTTAAATTGGTTGGATGGTATTAGGGATTGGTGTATTTCACGACAAATTTGGTGGGGACATCGTATTCCAGCGTGGTATTGTGAATGTGGTGAAACTATTGTTGCTAGAGATAGTGTGAATAGTTGTCCAAAATGTGGTAGTGCTAATGTAAAGCAGGATGAAGATGTTCTTGACACTTGGTTTAGTTCGGCGTTATGGCCGTTTTCGACAATGGGTTGGCCGGAACAAACACCAGAGTTAAAGCAGTTTTACCCTACTAGTGTGTTGGTTACCGGTTATGATATTATTTTCTTTTGGGTTGCTAGAATGATTATGATGGGCTTAGAGTTTCAGCAAGAAATACCATTTAAGCATGTCTTTATTCATGGTTTAGTTCGTGACTCTCAAGGACGCAAGATGAGTAAATCTTTAGGCAATGGTATTGATCCGTTGGAAGTTGTTGAGAAATACGGTGCCGATACCTTGCGCTTTATGCTGATTACTGGTAATACGCCGGGAAATGATATGAGATTTTATTGGGAAAGAGTAGAGTCGACGCGTAATTTTGCTAATAAGTTATGGAATGCTTCACGATTTGTGTTGATGAATTTAACTGACTATGATGAAAACTTTGATCCACAAGCAAGCGACTATACTTTAGCTGATAAGTGGATTTTGAGCCGTTATAATCAAACAGTGAGCGATGTAACGCGCAACTTAGAGCGATTTGAGTTAGGGGAAGCTGGTAGAGCGATTTATGAATTTATTTGGAATGAATTTTGTGATTGGTATATTGAGCTTAGCAAAGCCCGTTTATATAACAAAGAAGATAGTAGAGCTCGTCAAACTGCACAATCCGTGTTGTGCTATGTTTTAGAAAATACTTTAAAATTATTGCACCCGTTCATGCCATTTATTACTGAAGAAATATGGCAACATATTCCGCATGAGGGCGATAGTATTATTGTGGCAAGTTGGCCGGTAGAACAAACTACATTAACTGATAAAAAAGCTGAACTAAACATGGAAATAGTTATGGAAACAATTAAGGCAATTCGTAATATGAGAGCGGAAGTTAATGTAGCACCCGGTCGTAAAAGTGAAGCAATCTTACAATTAGCCAGTGCCGAATTAGTAGAGCTCTTTGAGCTTAATGCAAGTTATGTTAAAACTTTAGCGGCGGTAGAACCATTAAATGTTTCATTAACAACACCGGAAAAACCAGAAAATGCTATGGCAGCAGTGGTTAGCGGTGTGGAAATATATATGCCGTTAAAGGGGTTAATTGATGTAGACAAAGAAACAGCACGTTTAAATAAAGAGTTGCTAACTTTAGATAAAGAGTTAGCACGAGTTAGCGGAAAGTTATCGAATGAGGGCTTTGTGGCAAAAGCACCGCCTGATGTTATTGAAAAAGAAAAAGCAAAGCAACAAGAGTTTGAGGAAAAAGTAAAAGCTATTAATGAAAGATTAAGTTACTTAGCTAGTTTAAAGGACTGA
- a CDS encoding bifunctional folylpolyglutamate synthase/dihydrofolate synthase, translated as MNYEEALLYLENLNSFGIKLGLERIKNLVQLLGNPQDQYKTIHITGTNGKGSTTAMLAKILMESGIKAGMYSSPHLISYTERMKIGDTEISTTDFAETITVVSKAVTKMLEGGDESPTQFEVLTAAAFYYFAQQKVEYAVIEVGLGGLLDSTNIIMPEVSVITNIEMDHADRCGGSIESIAENKAGIIKDNIPLVVGIENDTIEIVEKIASRKKAPVYRLQKDFNSSFEKIVAEQQVLRFSNGAKEFYYNINLLGEHQIKNSALACQVALLLSETNPAINIDKISSGLSKAVWPGRFEIISNNPLVVIDGAHNLAGAKALAENLKRYFPNKQRVLLLGILKDKDVEGIIQTLVLPDDLVVVTEPDSERAASAEIVAEKVSAKFVTAISDSELALKTALALKQENSILCVAGSLYLIGKIRSLLKANS; from the coding sequence ATGAATTACGAAGAAGCTTTGTTATATTTAGAAAACTTAAATTCTTTCGGCATTAAATTGGGGTTAGAACGAATAAAAAATTTAGTGCAATTATTAGGTAATCCACAAGACCAATATAAAACTATTCATATTACCGGTACTAATGGTAAAGGTTCAACGACAGCGATGCTTGCTAAAATTTTGATGGAAAGCGGTATTAAAGCGGGGATGTATAGCTCTCCGCATTTGATATCATATACTGAACGAATGAAAATCGGTGATACCGAAATTAGTACTACTGATTTTGCTGAAACTATCACTGTGGTTTCAAAAGCTGTAACAAAGATGCTTGAAGGTGGAGATGAAAGCCCGACGCAATTTGAAGTTTTGACGGCAGCAGCTTTTTATTATTTTGCACAGCAAAAAGTAGAATATGCGGTGATTGAGGTTGGGCTGGGTGGATTATTAGATTCAACTAATATTATTATGCCGGAAGTTTCAGTAATCACTAATATAGAAATGGATCATGCTGATCGTTGTGGTGGTAGCATTGAATCAATTGCAGAGAATAAGGCTGGTATTATCAAAGACAACATACCGTTGGTAGTAGGGATAGAAAATGATACTATTGAGATTGTTGAAAAAATTGCTTCAAGAAAAAAAGCACCGGTTTATAGATTGCAAAAGGATTTTAACAGCTCTTTCGAAAAAATAGTGGCAGAGCAACAAGTTTTAAGATTCAGTAATGGAGCCAAAGAGTTTTATTATAATATAAACTTATTGGGTGAACATCAGATTAAAAACAGTGCGCTAGCTTGTCAAGTGGCATTATTGTTGAGTGAAACAAATCCGGCAATTAATATTGATAAGATCAGTAGTGGTTTATCAAAGGCAGTGTGGCCGGGACGATTTGAGATTATCAGTAATAATCCGCTGGTTGTTATTGATGGAGCACATAATTTAGCTGGTGCGAAAGCTTTGGCGGAAAATCTTAAGCGATATTTCCCGAACAAACAAAGAGTATTGTTGTTGGGGATATTAAAAGATAAAGATGTTGAGGGGATTATCCAAACCTTGGTTTTGCCGGATGATCTGGTTGTGGTAACAGAGCCTGATTCAGAGCGTGCTGCGAGTGCTGAGATTGTAGCGGAAAAAGTATCGGCAAAATTTGTTACGGCGATTAGCGATAGTGAATTGGCTTTAAAAACAGCCTTAGCCTTAAAGCAAGAAAACAGTATTCTATGTGTGGCCGGTTCATTATATTTAATTGGAAAAATCAGAAGTCTGTTGAAAGCTAATTCATGA
- a CDS encoding redox-sensing transcriptional repressor Rex — MWQLKEQVVISKATIDRLPLYFRTLRLAKEEGIEIISSEELGFRLGITPEQIRKDLTSFGQFGKKGVGYYVQELMRNIGEILGLNNNWNIAVVGIGHLGTALANYQNFFSLGFNLVALLDKDELVIGHNINGIEISSFDNLEKVIKEREVHIGVISVPSQFAQEVADRLVKAGVIGIWNFAPIKIRVPEHICIVNEDLSVGLSSLSFHLSRKK; from the coding sequence GTGTGGCAATTGAAAGAACAAGTTGTTATTTCAAAGGCAACGATTGATCGGTTGCCGTTATATTTTAGAACGCTAAGATTAGCAAAAGAAGAAGGCATTGAAATTATATCTTCAGAAGAGCTGGGGTTTAGATTGGGGATAACGCCTGAACAGATTAGAAAAGACTTAACTTCTTTTGGGCAGTTTGGTAAAAAAGGTGTCGGTTATTACGTGCAAGAGTTAATGCGTAATATTGGTGAAATCTTAGGCTTAAATAACAATTGGAATATAGCGGTGGTAGGGATTGGTCATTTAGGGACAGCGTTAGCCAATTATCAAAACTTCTTTTCGCTAGGTTTTAACTTGGTAGCGTTACTAGATAAAGACGAATTGGTTATCGGTCATAATATAAATGGAATTGAAATTTCTTCGTTTGATAACTTGGAAAAGGTAATAAAAGAACGAGAAGTTCATATTGGTGTGATTTCAGTGCCGTCACAATTTGCCCAAGAGGTAGCTGATAGGCTTGTAAAAGCGGGCGTAATTGGAATTTGGAATTTTGCCCCAATTAAAATTAGAGTTCCAGAACATATCTGTATTGTTAATGAAGATTTGTCAGTGGGCCTTAGTAGTTTATCATTTCATTTATCGAGGAAAAAATAA
- a CDS encoding methylmalonyl-CoA mutase family protein, with translation MSNENLKAKLAEYDAKVQKAIAKFPERNNLSEKRIYTPLDVEGTDYLSEIGFPGEFPFTRGVQPTMYRGRFWTMRMYAGFSTAEESNKRYRYLIESGATGLSCAFDLPTQIGYDSDDEISTGEVGKVGVAIDSLSDMEILFDQIDLGKVSTSMTINAPASVLLAMYIAVAEKQGVSADLLKGTIQNDILKEYAARGTYIFPPKPSMRLITNIFEYCSKNVPNWNTISISGYHIREAGSTASQEIAFTIADGIAYAEAAIKAGLDVDAFAGRLSFFWNAHNNVLEEVAKFRASRRVWAKVMKERFGAKNPKSWMLRVHTQTAGSMLTAQQPNNNIIRVALQTAAAVMGGTQSLHTNSKDEALALPTEESVMIALRTQQIVAYESGLADVIDPLAGSYYVEALTNQIEAEAWEYIKKIDEIGGAVTAIEKGYIQKEIQDSAYKWQMDVEKGNKVIVGVNKFQVEEKPVEGLLRVDASVGELQKQKLAKLRAERDNAAVTASLTALEAGCNDESVNLMPLILNAVKTYATLGEICGVMRKVFGEYESHVNL, from the coding sequence ATGAGCAATGAAAATTTAAAAGCTAAATTGGCGGAATATGATGCCAAAGTTCAAAAAGCTATAGCGAAATTCCCAGAACGTAATAATCTTTCCGAAAAACGTATTTATACTCCACTTGATGTTGAGGGTACTGACTACTTGAGTGAAATTGGTTTCCCAGGTGAGTTTCCATTCACCCGTGGTGTTCAACCAACAATGTACCGTGGTCGTTTCTGGACTATGCGTATGTATGCAGGGTTCTCAACTGCGGAGGAGTCCAATAAACGTTATCGTTACTTAATTGAGTCCGGTGCTACAGGATTATCTTGTGCATTCGACTTACCAACACAAATTGGTTATGATTCAGATGATGAAATCTCAACTGGTGAGGTTGGTAAAGTAGGGGTTGCGATTGACTCTTTATCTGATATGGAAATTCTTTTCGATCAAATCGATTTAGGAAAAGTTTCAACTTCCATGACAATTAATGCACCGGCATCAGTATTACTTGCAATGTATATTGCAGTTGCTGAAAAACAAGGTGTTTCAGCTGATTTATTAAAAGGAACTATTCAAAATGATATTTTGAAGGAATATGCGGCTCGTGGAACTTATATTTTCCCTCCAAAACCTTCAATGCGTTTAATTACTAATATCTTTGAATATTGCTCAAAAAATGTGCCTAACTGGAATACAATTTCTATTTCCGGTTACCATATTCGTGAAGCTGGTTCAACTGCATCACAAGAAATCGCATTTACAATTGCTGATGGTATTGCTTATGCAGAAGCAGCGATTAAAGCTGGTTTAGACGTTGACGCGTTTGCAGGTCGTTTATCATTCTTCTGGAATGCACATAACAATGTATTAGAAGAGGTTGCTAAATTCCGTGCATCACGTCGTGTATGGGCAAAAGTAATGAAAGAGCGTTTTGGTGCGAAAAATCCTAAATCATGGATGCTTCGTGTTCATACTCAAACTGCTGGTTCAATGCTTACAGCTCAACAACCTAACAACAATATCATCCGTGTTGCGCTTCAAACTGCAGCTGCTGTTATGGGTGGTACACAATCACTTCACACTAATTCCAAAGATGAAGCATTAGCATTACCAACTGAAGAGTCAGTAATGATTGCACTTCGTACACAACAAATCGTTGCGTATGAAAGTGGTTTAGCTGATGTAATCGATCCATTAGCAGGTTCTTACTATGTAGAAGCACTTACTAATCAAATCGAAGCAGAAGCTTGGGAATACATCAAGAAAATTGATGAAATTGGTGGCGCTGTTACTGCAATTGAAAAAGGTTACATCCAAAAAGAAATTCAAGACAGTGCTTATAAATGGCAAATGGATGTTGAAAAAGGCAATAAAGTTATTGTTGGGGTTAATAAATTCCAAGTTGAAGAAAAACCGGTTGAAGGTTTATTACGTGTAGATGCTTCCGTTGGCGAACTTCAAAAACAAAAACTTGCTAAATTAAGAGCTGAACGTGACAATGCAGCAGTTACTGCTAGTCTTACAGCACTTGAAGCAGGCTGTAACGATGAGTCTGTAAACTTAATGCCACTAATTTTAAATGCAGTAAAAACATATGCTACATTAGGTGAAATTTGTGGAGTTATGCGTAAAGTATTCGGTGAATACGAATCGCATGTAAATCTATAA